A window of Thermus filiformis contains these coding sequences:
- a CDS encoding response regulator transcription factor has product MIRVVLVEDHVLVRSGIRHLLEARGPVRVVGEAGSGREALALLEGLGPDLPDLAILDVSLPDCTGLELCRLLRERFPGLKVLALSMHEDPEYVRGFLQAGGHGYVSKAAVDHELLDAVLAVVRGERYLNPGLAMRLALDMVRKEAEEEPLSPREEEVLRLLAQGLSHKEVAERLGISEKTVATYRERGMEKLGLQSRSELLRYAVRKGWLKG; this is encoded by the coding sequence GTGATCCGGGTGGTGCTGGTGGAGGACCACGTGCTGGTGCGCTCCGGCATCCGCCACCTCCTGGAGGCGCGGGGGCCGGTGCGGGTGGTGGGGGAGGCCGGGAGCGGCCGCGAGGCCCTGGCCCTCCTGGAGGGCCTGGGGCCCGACCTGCCCGACCTGGCCATTCTGGACGTCTCCCTGCCCGACTGCACCGGCCTGGAGCTTTGCCGCCTCCTGCGGGAGCGGTTCCCCGGGCTCAAGGTCCTGGCCCTGTCCATGCACGAGGACCCCGAGTACGTGCGCGGCTTCCTCCAGGCGGGAGGCCACGGGTACGTGAGCAAGGCCGCGGTGGACCACGAGCTCCTGGACGCGGTCCTGGCCGTGGTCCGGGGCGAGCGGTACCTCAACCCCGGCCTGGCCATGCGCCTGGCCCTGGACATGGTCCGCAAGGAAGCGGAGGAGGAGCCCCTCTCCCCCCGGGAGGAGGAGGTCCTCCGCCTCCTGGCCCAGGGCCTCTCCCACAAGGAGGTGGCCGAGCGCCTGGGCATCTCTGAGAAGACCGTGGCCACCTACCGGGAGCGGGGGATGGAGAAGCTGGGCCTCCAAAGCCGGAGCGAGCT